DNA from Triticum aestivum cultivar Chinese Spring chromosome 7D, IWGSC CS RefSeq v2.1, whole genome shotgun sequence:
CCGTCCTCATCCACGGCGGCAGGCCCGTATGCGAGTCGCTCATCATCATGGAGTACCTTGACTAGGcattccccggcaacggtgcctcCATCCTCCTCAACGAACCCTACCGCCGTGCTGTCGCCCGCTTCTGGGCCGCCTATGTCGACAACAAGGTTTGTTCACTTCCCTCTGATCTAGCTAGTTTGAGCTTGAATAATTGAAGTTGCATCCCACGGGTGCCGTTTTCTTGACGCAGATGTTCCCTTCGTGCATCGGCATTCTCAATACGGCGAAGCAGCAGGAGAGAACCGACAAGGTGGAGGAGACCTTGGCGGCGTTCGGGCTCCTAGAGGCCACCTAGGCGGAGTGCTCCAAAGAAGGCGAGGCGGAGGCTCCGTTATTCGGTGGCGGCTCCATCGGGTTCCTGGACATCGCGCTCGGGTGCTATATTCACTGGTTCGAAGCGATAGGCCACCTTGCTGGCGTCGCCGTTCCTAGACACGTCGAGCTGGTCATTGCGCTGCTGACTGCGGTGGAGAAGGTGGAGGAGTACATCACTAAAGTGCTTTATCCAAAGTGGAACGTCGCGGTCACAGCTGGCAACTAACTAAAGATGGTGCGCAGGCGTGCACTCTCTTCGATCTGAGTTGCTGACATGTTGTTTCGTGTATAAATTGAAGCTTGGTCGATCTAGCATCTCTCTGTCAAGAACGTTTCCAAATGCAATGTTTTTCTGTTGAGCTCTTTTAAGACGTCGTATCTTAATTACCAGTATGTTCTACCAAGCAGATTATTCCCGAGCTCTGTGCGTACTGATTGCTAAGGGATGGATTTTACTAGGGATAtaactgttttttttttttgagaaatcactAGGAAAACCTTACCATAATATATTGCTCAAAAGTGTTACAAAGACAATCCTGCTATTTGGAGTAGTTTAGATGGTTAACCAACTCTCAGATAAGTGACATATTATATAAGAAGAGGCTAGTCCCCAAAATTTGGAGTAGTTTAGATGGTTACAGTAGTGACTCAGTCTATGGAGTGCAGCATGACTTCAGATGCAGCTGTGTAAGGCTACTTATAGTGGGGAGTGTCTTatgctagtatcatgcatatgataataGTATATGATCTACCTAtattactctaaccctctctcttctttaattctctaccacaTCAGCGTATTTGCTATTTTCGAGTGTATAATACCGACTAaattaccaccactatggccagcctaatatgCATGAAGTCGGTCAAGCCTCGAAAACAAAAAATCAGTCAGACTTGCCGGCAAAAGTGGATCACCGActaaaataaaactacattgtattactccctctgttcctaaatacaagtcttttaagagatttcaatatggactacatataatCGTagacggagcaaaataagtgaatttaCAGTCTAAAATACGTCTATCTACATCTGTATATAGtttttattgaaatatctaaaacgtcatatatttaggaacggagggagtagcatgcatgcatgcacccggGCTTAGGGCATCTCCGATAGCTGTCGATCATTTTCCTTCCTTGTTTTGAGCAAGTGTACATACGTTCCAGCTATATGGCAGGAGAAAAGAAGGTGCCGCTGAAACGTGGCTAACTAGAGGCCAATTATTTTTCTTACCGCCGCGCGGCACGGGAAAAGGTATTAGATGAAGAGAAAAAGACAGTTCGATGTGTTGGCCCACGGTCCGTCGACATAAATTGAGGTGCACCATCCTGGCCTGTCGCTGCTTCTCTTCTGGATAGTGTACTCAACGCCACACAATACCGTAACGTATGCAAGACTGCAAGTAGCTAGCTAGCCTGAGAGGGACAGACCGAATCCGACAGATATCTCGGAAGAATTTTCTTTGTGTGCCCAATATGTGCACTGAAATGAGACTTGGTGCATTGGTTAGGCTGCTTGGCAAGTACCACCCCAGTGGGGGGTTGGCTACTTGCTGATAACCTCAAGCAACTACCACCCCAGTGACGTTTGCGCCAACTTGCATCCTGTCTTGATCCTATAGATCCCAAAGATTGGATGGTTATGTGGTTCCCTGATTTTCTTCTAATTGTTCTGCCATCCATGCTCAACTCCGTCAGGTGGTGTGATGTAATGAGCTTTGTGATCTTGGTATAGTCTCGATTGATAGGTGCCCTTTGAAGGCGTGGGCGGCCAGCCTCATCTCGTAAAGTTTTTATCGACATACCCATGATACAACTCGCGGTCATGGTTCGTGCAGTTCGGTGGAAACTCGTTTTTGCAATGTGCTTCTATGGTGTTGGTAGAACACCTCACAGTGATACTCCCTTCATtttttatacaaggccacaaactcgaATTACACGTACCAATGTAAAATTTAATGCCTGCTTTACAAGTTAACTTTTCTTCTTGTTTACTAGGATCATTAATACTCCGCATGCATGCAAAGAAACTGAATGGAGGAAGTAGCTGActgtcattatgactgcatgcatgcaagtattaaacaggtTGTTAGTACGAGAAAATATCATTAATTTTGATTTGATTATTGTTGGTGGCcttatatagatgcaaaatgtatattccatagtggccttatatataaaaatggagggagtagcacaaTATCAGCCAGCAATATTTGTGTCTGCAGTGTTGTCTCGATGGAGTAATGCCTTTCGACAATGCTGACATGTTGATTTGCATCTACTCTTGATACCCAGTCAGTGGATGGTGGCTAAGCAAGCGGATGAAGTTTTTCCAATTTGCAAGGTATCATCAGTTCATGATGCGTACTCTATTGGTCAGCCCATGTCCGACGAGAGTGGTGTTTGTGAGACTGAATTTTCTTAATCACGTTTCTGGCATATTTTCCCCGAGCACGTGTAACGGTAAAAACAAATTCCACTCCTGAGCTCGTTAACCTAGTTCAGCTCTTTGTTTGTTTAAAGCTCGTTAAACTCGTGAGCGCCGTTTCCCTGCGGGTGGCTCAGGCGGCGCTGCCACCTCCCGTCCCAAGCCCCCCTCCTCTCCCTTctccccgccaccgccggccggAGCCCGGAGCCGCATGGGCAAAGCccgtggtggtggctggcggcggggaCTCCTTCCTCTTCCTCACGGTCACGGGCGGCGCGGGGCAGCCTGCTCGTCGAAGGCGTCAGCCGTGCGCAGGGCCCGGCGGCATGGGCTTGGCGGTGGCATGGTTGGCTGTGTCGTGGCGGGGCTCGTGGGcgtcggcggcgcgggggcgggtgGTCGTGGTCCTTGGCGGCGAGCCAGCGGTTGCTGCTGGCGGCGGCGGTGCCGGCCAGATCAACTCGAATCTGGCCCATGGACGCCGGCGGGTGGCTCGGGGCTGGCCCTCAGGGTCACGGTGTGGATGTGGGCTACCACGGCGTGGTGGTGGCTCATGGCGGAGGTTCGGGTCGTTCCTCGGCGGCGGCTGGTCTACGTCGGCGTCGGCCGTCGATGAGTGGCTCGTGAGGTGGCGGGTCAGTTGCGGCTGGCTTGTTCGGCGTTGGCTCGCTCGTAAGCGGTCTGTGTCGGCCTTCGATCCTACTCCTCGTCATCCGACCATTACTTTTGTCGAAGGGTTGGTTCTGTCCCAACTGCGGCCCATCGCTGGTCTCACGCCtggtgcagcaggaccgagctcgtctcgcgcacagtGCAGTAGGACCGACCTCGTCTCGCGCGCGGTGCAGAAGGACCGACCTCGTCTCGCTCACAGTgatgcaggaccgagctcgtctcgcgtcAGGTGCCGCAGGACGGGTCGATGGAAACCAGGCGCTGGGGgtcgcccaggggtgcgaaaggtgggacctttccgcttgtctctttggttggggtagcggcggaTCTCGGATGAGGTGGTGTCTAGGTCTGGGATGCCGGGGTGGCGGCCCTGGTCGTGGTAGCACGGTGCTTTTGGGCAGAACCTGTGGCTTCGTGCTGCCCTGGTGGCCATGGCCGCGTGGGCGACATGGTAGCCGGGGtgcggcgttcggtggcggtgagtgttagTCGGGGTGAAAACATGTTCTATCTTCAgatggaccggcggcggcgaagctcgttcccttcttgaaggcgtcgttgtGGCTTTCATTGCTCGTTGTGTTGCTCTGGGGGAAACTTTGATCCTTGAATCGGGCGGTGGTGTGGCGCTCCGGTGTCGTAAGTCGTAGCCTTCCTGAAGGCACTGCCTCGGAGCTCATGGTTCATCTATGCGGCTTCATCTCCTCGCGGGGGTGTTAGTGCTAGGGGTGGTATTGCTGTGCTTAGCGCCTATGTATCCTGTTTTGGGTGCGTGCATGTATTGTGGTGGCGTACGTTTATACCGGGTGTTGAtgatcattgctttatatataaatcaGGACGAAAGTCTTTTTCGATAAACTCATGAGCGCTCGTTGATAGACTACACTGTATTGGAAAAAAAACATCAGCATTCACCATCGGTTGCAAATGAAGACAAAGGCACCAACCAGCGGCCTGTGTTTGACTAGTCAGCTTCAAGCCTTGAACTAGTCTAGGAGTTCCTGCTGGAAAGAGAAGATGACCGAAACTGGCCTGTAGTGAGGTTTCACCTTGAAGGAATCACACTAGctctccatttcaaaaaaaaaaaaaattgcaaCAAATGTTGACTTCATCATTGTTTCAAGACTAGAGATCTCTCGTCAGGCACAAAACACGATCACTTGTGTATTACCATCATATAGTAGCTTATCCAAATGATTTACTCTTTGGAAATGTTTGAGACAACATATACAGCTTATCTTCATTGGTCCTTGTGCCACAATGGACTAGCCACAATGGCTAGTAACATAGATTAATAACAtgattgcttgccacatcatctattttatctagatatgtgtgatgttactgcCTACGTTACTTTTATTGTAGATAGTCTAAAAACGCCACACACTTTCCCCAAGACAGAATGGGCAGGTGGTTGGATACGGATCGTGGAACGGTGTCGCGATGAAGTGATGGCCGATTGCACATTTCAAGGCGCATGGACGGCTATCAATGTACAATCACCGTATGACGACGCAGTGCCATATCGTTATACATAGTACACTTAATCAACACGTACAGAGATCCTTCAACGACGATGATGGCAGGCGCTCAAGAGCAAGGGCTCAAGCTGCTGGGGCCGGGGACCGGGGTGAGCATGTACACCATCCGTGTCCAGATGGCGCTCCGCATCAAGGGCCTGAGCTACGACTACCTCCCCGAGGACCCATGGAGGAAGAGCGAGCTCCTCCTTGCGTCCAACCCCGTGCACAAGAAGCTGCCCGTCCTCATCCACGCCGGCAGGCCCGTCTGTGAGTCGCTCATCATTGTGCAGTACCTTGACGATGCCTTCGCCGGCAACAGCACCTCCATCCTCCCCACTGACCCCTACAGCCGCGCCGTCGCCCGCTTTTGGGCTTCCTACATCGACGACAAGGTTTGTTTCCTATCGTTTGGTTTGAGCTTGGAGAGTCGGAGTTGCATCTGTTGGTGCTGCCTCCTCGCAGCGCCTCTTCTTCCTTATTAGCGCTGCCTGTCACAGCTCTCTCTTCTCTCAAGAACAGACAACCATGGTAGAAACTAACACGCACAGTCGCTAAGGAGAAAACTAGCTTTGTGTTTGCTCCCGGTGAGAAACACGTATGCTACATTGTTTCCTCCAACTGACTCAAGTTTTTCATTAATCAATGTTATCCGTATATACACAGCTAACACGGCCAGTACTAGCCTGATCTACTTCATGCGTACGTGCACCCAGAACGTGTCCCACTAACTCCACTAAGCAGCTACATGCACGTCATGCTCAACGCTTGTCAATCTCTTCTCTACGGCCATAGGACCTGGCTAGCATGCGATGCACACGCACTAACGAACTACCCTACAAGGCGACTAACTAACTAATCCATGCAGCTAACATACTCTCATGCTCTACGGCCTTTGACTGTAGCAGCCGCTTCACACGGCCCTCCGGCATCTCACACGTACGCCGTCTCTCACGGCATGTACAATGATGTACAGTCAGGAGTCTGTAACtgctggaattttatctattttgggcctagcccaatagcagtttcagaaattcttaataaatcctagaggcccacgcagcccattcgtgcaaggcaagaggtggaactaaagtttagtcccacattgctagtttagagggagttggacctctttataagggaggttctttccccacttgtatgagcatgagaacaagagggacatccacgcgctcCTCCTACGTCGCCCGctcacagttccttgttctagtatttgccatcttcatatatgaagatgttgtttaccttctctttgttaaatcgcatggcttgttttatcactactattctggtcatgctttatctagtatttctgttaataaaatcattcggtaaattgcccatatttccaacaatccaaaaaccttattataggcaatttaccctgagtggttttgctgcttccatgagacctcatatgtttgagggtatccagaggtggcgcgtgagagcagtcttatggtttcaaaccatgagttgctatgacgccactctcggcaaacctgaaggagagcttgatgctcaacaggcacaagcttttcagaaaatggatactttgtttaaggctgctctcttgagtgtttttggtgagaacatagttgatgcttatgcgtcaattgataatggaaaagatatgtgggatgcactcgaggccaagtttggggtctcggatgctggcactgagctgtacatcatggagcaattctatgattacaggatctgaagagcgctccgtggttgagcaagctcatgagatacagtcatttgctagagaacttgagcacctcagttgtatgctaccggacaagtttgttgtcggaggtatcatcactaagcttcctccttcgtggaggaactttgctaccttactgaagcataagagacaggagttttccgtcccggatctcattggcactcttgatgtggaagaaaaggcgagagcaaaggatacACGTGCTCGAGgcattgagggaggatctagtgccaatctggtacaaaagaagaacttccagccccacaagttcaagaacaagggcaagtttgatgggaagaacatggctgtgcagcacacgaacttcaagaagaagaatgacaagaagaaaggtgcttgtcatgtgtgtggcgATCCTAATCATTgagctcctagttgccctaattgcTATGACAAGCATCACCCTGGGAAAggtggcaagaccgctaatgttgtcattggagacactgacatgaaggatgatgggtatgatatatttcccactattctttcagtatgtcattctcctgattggttgattgacacgtgtgctaatgtgcatgtatgcggtgacaTTTCCAtcttttcgtcttatcagaccgcagggacttcaaccgtgctgatgggcaacggttcaagtgcttctgttcgtggtgttggcacggtcgatctgaagtttacttcggggaagatcgtgcggctgaagaacgtgcattatgtcccctccgtcaataaaaatcttgttagcggatctcttctgtgtagagatggctacaagcttgtctttgagtcgaataaatttgtaatatccaagtatggaacctttgttggtaaaggctatgagtcaggaggtctgtttcgtttatccttatcagacgtttgcaataaagttgttaatcatatttgcaacaatagtgaatccaatgtgtggcattcacgtctctgccatgttaattttggttgcatgtcgcgactagcgaagttgaacttaatccctagtttcaccacggtcaagggatctaagtgtcaagtttgtgtgcaagctaagcaacctcgtaagtctcacacgactgcgaaaacgagaaatcttgcaccactagagctcacacattcagatctatgtgaaatgaatggtgttttgacaaaaggtggaaagaaatatttcatgacgttaattgatgactccactagatactgccgtgtgtatcttctgaaatctaaggatgaggttttgaataaagctgaagtggaaaatcaacttgatcggaaaatcaagaggcttaggtccgaccgtggtagAGTATTTTTCCAaagaatttgatgctttttgtgcggaacatggtataatccatgagaggacgcctccctattcacctcagtcaaatggggtggccgaatgaaagaaccgtactctaactgatttggttaacgtcatcttagacacatcgggtctctccaaggcatggtggggggaggcgatattgacggcatgtcatgtcctaaaccgagttcccacaaagaacaaagagataactccattcgaggaatgggagaagaaaaggttaaaactctcttatctacgaacatggggttgtttggcgaaagtcaatgttccaattccaaagaagcggaagcttggaccaaagactgtggattgtgttttcctgggatatgcttttcatagcattggctataaattcttggttgtaaaatctgaggtacctgacatgcatgtcggtacgatcatggagtcgaatgatgcgacttttttgaagatatctttcccatgaacgatatggctacctcatctaatcaggagatgcctagttcatcgaatcaggaaccagttacaattaccaaacctgccatttcgatggaacactttgaaagtcatgtggaggagaacaatgaagttcctactaggagcaagagataggggactgcaaagtcctttggtgatgattttcttgtgtatctcatagatgacactcacagttctatttcagaggcctatgtatctgaagatgctgactattggaaggaagcagttcgtagcgagatggattccatcttggcgaatgaaacttgggagataactgatcgtccttatgggtgcaaacctataggatgcaaatgggtattcaagaagaagcttaggcctgatggtactattgaaaagtacaaggctcagctcatggctaagggttatacccaaaaggaaggtgaagacttctttgatacttactcacctgtggctcgactaaccactattcgagttctactttcactagctgcctcgcatggtcttctcgttcatcaaatggatgttaagaagTCTGGATgatggaatacatagctgcttcggaaccagcaaataaaggagtctggatgaaggagttcatatccgatctaggtgtcatacctagtacatcgggaccaatgaaaatcttttgtgacaatactggtgcaattgccttagcaaaggaatccagatttcacaagagaaccaagcacatcagaagacgcttcaattccatccgggatttagtccaggtgggagacatagaagtttgcaagatacatacggatctgaatgttgcagacccgttgactaagcctcttccacgagcaaaacatgatcagcaccaagagtccatgggtgtgagaatcattactatgttattgactctagtgcaagtgggagactgaaggaaatatgccctagaggcaataataaagtattatatatttccttatatcatgataaatgtttattattcatgctagaattgtattaaccggaaacataatacatgtgtgaatacatagacaaacagagtgtcactagtatgcctctaccagactagctcgttaatcaaagatggttatgtttcctagccatagacatgagttgtcatttgattaacgggatcacctcattaggagaatgacgtgattgacatgacccattacgttagcttagcacccgatcgtttagtatgttgctattgctttcttcatgacttatacatgttcctatgactatgagattatgcaactcccgtttaccggaggaacactttgtgtgctaccaaacgtcacaacgtaaatgggtgattataaaggtgctctacaggtgtctccaaaggtacttgttgggttggcgtatttcgagattaggatttgtcactccgattgtcggagaggtatctctgggcccactcggtaatgcacatcactataagccttgcaagcattgtgactaatgagttagttacgggatgatgtattacggaacgagtaaagagacttgccggtaacgagattgaactaggtatcgagataccgacgatcgaatctcaggcaagtaacataccgatgacaaagggaacaacgtatgttgttatgcggtctgaccgataaagatcttcgtagaatatgtgggagccaatatgggcatccagttcccactattggttattgaccggagaggtgtctcggtcatgtctacatagttctcgaacccgaatggtccgcacgcttaaagttacgatgacagttatattatgagtttatatgttttgatgtaccgaaggttgttcggagtcccggatgtgatcacggacatgacgaggagtctcgaaatggtcgagacataaagattgatatattggatgactatattcggacaccggaagtgttccggagaagtttcggattaaaccggagtgccggagggttaccggaaccccccggggaagtattgggccttagtgggccttgaggggagagagagggcagcagccaggaggtggcgcgccccctcccaggaggagtcctagttggactaggagaggcggcgcagccccctttccctctccctctccctctccctctctttccttcccccttcttttcctagtaggactaggaaacgggagtcctactcctactaggaggaggactccccccctctctttggcgcgccaagggtagccggcctcccccttgctcctttatatacgggggcaggggggcacctctagacacacttgatatatgatattttagccgtgtgcggtgcccccctccaccatattacacctcgataataccgttgcggagcttaggcgaagccctgcgtcggtggaacatcatcatcgtcaccacgccgtcgtgc
Protein-coding regions in this window:
- the LOC123163739 gene encoding probable glutathione S-transferase GSTU6, which gives rise to MAGAQEQGLKLLGPGTGVSMYTIRVQMALRIKGLSYDYLPEDPWRKSELLLASNPVHKKLPVLIHAGRPVCESLIIVQYLDDAFAGNSTSILPTDPYSRAVARFWASYIDDKVCFLSFGLSLESRSCICWCCLLAAPLLPY